A stretch of the Candidatus Binatia bacterium genome encodes the following:
- the rlmD gene encoding 23S rRNA (uracil(1939)-C(5))-methyltransferase RlmD: MAPNPRPPAPALPCPHYPHCVGCAFIGRPYGEQLLLKQQRVRDAFSRFPSLAGLPIPPLIGSPRAFGYRNQAKLVARAARGGVLLGIYRPQSHEVVDISQCPVHHPLINRVLAKVRETLERLTIPIYDERTHAGSLRYVVVRVSNWAKRAQIILVTRHQTLPRARELVAQLQRIAGVVSVVQNVNPDPGNVIFGRTFVPLTRESALIERIGFLKLKTHAGAFLQANIALARKLYEHTVKCSEAGADDVCVDLYCGVGALTFHLAAVAKHVTGIEESGIAVVDAKANIRLNGYHNIRFHCGDVATTLPAIAEHLGQIDVVTLNPPRKGTDEATR; the protein is encoded by the coding sequence CCCACTGCGTCGGCTGCGCTTTCATCGGCCGCCCGTACGGCGAGCAGCTGTTGCTGAAGCAGCAACGCGTTCGTGACGCGTTCAGCCGGTTCCCGAGTCTGGCGGGGCTTCCCATTCCTCCCCTCATCGGCTCACCGCGGGCCTTCGGCTACCGCAACCAGGCAAAGCTCGTGGCGCGGGCGGCGCGCGGTGGCGTCTTGCTGGGCATTTACCGCCCGCAGTCGCATGAGGTCGTCGACATCAGCCAGTGCCCGGTGCATCACCCGCTGATCAACCGGGTGCTGGCGAAGGTGCGCGAGACGCTGGAGCGACTGACGATCCCGATCTACGACGAGCGCACCCACGCCGGATCTTTGCGGTATGTCGTCGTGCGCGTCAGCAACTGGGCCAAGCGGGCGCAGATCATTCTGGTGACGCGCCACCAGACCCTGCCACGCGCGCGCGAGCTCGTGGCTCAATTGCAGCGCATTGCCGGAGTGGTGAGCGTCGTACAGAACGTGAACCCCGATCCCGGCAATGTCATCTTCGGCCGCACCTTCGTGCCCCTGACGCGGGAGTCGGCGCTCATTGAGCGCATCGGGTTTCTCAAACTGAAGACGCATGCCGGGGCTTTTCTCCAAGCCAACATCGCCCTGGCCCGCAAGCTCTACGAACACACAGTGAAGTGTTCGGAGGCCGGGGCCGATGACGTGTGCGTTGATCTGTACTGCGGCGTCGGCGCGCTGACCTTTCATCTGGCAGCCGTCGCCAAGCACGTCACCGGCATCGAAGAGTCAGGAATCGCCGTTGTTGATGCCAAGGCGAACATCCGACTGAACGGCTACCACAACATTCGTTTTCACTGCGGTGACGTCGCCACGACGTTGCCGGCGATCGCAGAGCACCTCGGACAGATCGACGTGGTCACACTCAACCCTCCGCGCAAAGGCACCGACGAGGCGACGCGTG